A stretch of the Vanacampus margaritifer isolate UIUO_Vmar chromosome 6, RoL_Vmar_1.0, whole genome shotgun sequence genome encodes the following:
- the spty2d1 gene encoding protein SPT2 homolog yields MMDFDNVLSIATQNQGVGSVQKRYSLQAAPPKKDPKSKGVNPAAVQALLNKRHNMARLKESEMKKQKEDLLAKRVELKSDRKARAMASRTKDNFRGYNGIPVVDVPKKRRSKQEMEMEKRENGEKFRNYSVDPEDDEDNYEYEQTDSEPDQDPEPLRHGKNSSFGASSGSSRASPKKPSGVPKPPPCMNFADLLKLAEKKQHEPVELKAKVVKEERLHTAEELKELEMERKAKNRNKDLKTEREHKPLSSSSTVRKNMSEKEPKNCKPQKSLSERPNQSNGVMKKSGATPGKVTTGERERPNIPVSSKAAATSQVSAKQVPKPSSSHAYAISSDLRLKKDSTLSVQGRSSGMPQSKPQGTPVRELKSSNSNPQKNRPTQGSSAKQERPVLGKGEPPRFGSNPAVKSSSNSMVRPSSSGCPKEGNRPQARPGVTAQPKASASGLQGQPAGRGGRQPGLGQGQSSSGRPGIGPGRGPGGGPGIGPGRGPGGGPGVGPGRGPGGGPGVGPGRGRGGGPGMGPGRGPGGGPGIGPGQGPGGGPPPNRQPLGSFGSGPGRPKCTVVSETISSKNFNGARPGLPPRPGMPQRPGMTPRPGGPTRPLNRPPGTTLPPITIAYKRKYEEEDEYDSEMDDFIDDGDDEQAEVSKHIKEIFGYDRNKYKDESDYALKFMESSWRDMQKEEARSLKMAVQEDLEEEKKEQEEMKRMNAKRKK; encoded by the exons ATGATGGATTTTGACAACGTGCTGTCAATCGCTACTCAAAACCAGGGCGTCGGCAGTGTACAG AAAAGATACAGTTTACAAGCTGCCCCCCCTAAGAAGGACCCCAAGTCAAAAGGGGTCAATCCTGCTGCTGTGCAGGCTCTCCTGAATAAGCGACACAATATGGCCAGACTGAAAG AAAGTGAAATGAAGAAGCAGAAGGAGGATCTTCTGGCAAAAAGGGTTGAGCTGAAGTCTGACCGTAAAGCAAGAGCTATGGCTTCTAGAACGAAAGACAATTTCAGAGGTTACAATGGCATCCCTGTGGTGGACGTTCCAAAGAAGAGGAGGTCAAAGCAGGAAATGGAGATGGAAAAAAGAGAGAATGGAGAAAAATTTAGAAATTACTCAGTTGACCCAGAGGATGATGAAGACAATTATGAGTATGagcagacagattctgagccCGATCAAGATCCAGAGCCTCTAAGACACGGCAAGAACTCAAGTTTTGGTGCAAGCAGTGGTAGCTCCAGAGCCTCCCCTAAAAAACCTAGCGGTGTTCCTAAGCCTCCTCCTTGCATGAACTTTGCAGACTTGCTCAAATTGGCTGAGAAGAAGCAGCACGAACCGGTCGAGCTCAAAGCAAAGGTAGTGAAGGAGGAAAGGCTCCACACAGCTGAAGAGTTAAAGGAGTTAGAGATGGAACGCAAAGCGAAGAACCGCAACAAAGACTTGAAGACAGAGAGGGAACACAAGCCTCTGTCTAGTTCTAGTACTGTAAGAAAAAACATGTCTGAGAAAGAGCCAAAGAATTGTAAACCACAAAAGAGTTTATCAGAAAGGCCAAATCAGTCCAATGGGGTAATGAAAAAGTCTGGAGCAACACCTGGCAAGGTCACCACTGGTGAGAGAGAAAGACCCAACATCCCCGTTTCTTCAAAAGCCGCCGCCACTTCTCAAGTTTCAGCCAAGCAAGTCCCAAAGCCTTCATCTAGTCATGCATACGCCATTTCAAGTGACCttcgattaaaaaaagataGCACTTTATCTGTTCAAGGAAGATCTTCAGGCATGCCTCAGTCCAAGCCTCAGGGTACGCCTGTCAGAGAACTCAAGTCTTCAAATAgcaacccacaaaaaaacagaccTACTCAGGGTAGCTCAGCAAAACAGGAGCGTCCAGTTTTAGGAAAGGGAGAACCACCAAGGTTTGGAAGCAATCCTGCAGTGAAATCAAGTTCTAATTCCATGGTCAGACCTTCATCAAGTGGCTGTCCGAAAGAAGGGAACCGACCACAGGCAAGACCAGGGGTAACAGCGCAGCCAAAGGCTAGTGCTAGTGGCTTACAGGGTCAACCTGCGGGGAGAGGGGGCCGGCAACCAGGTTTGGGACAGGGTCAATCCTCAAGCGGACGGCCAGGGATCGGACCGGGTCGAGGTCCTGGCGGCGGACCAGGGATCGGACCGGGTCGAGGTCCTGGCGGAGGACCAGGAGTGGGACCGGGTCGAGGTCCTGGCGGAGGACCAGGGGTGGGACCGGGTCGAGGTCGTGGCGGAGGACCAGGGATGGGACCGGGTCGAGGTCCTGGCGGAGGACCAGGGATCGGACCGGGTCAAGGTCCTGGCGGAGGACCCCCGCCCAACAGGCAACCCTTAGGCAGCTTTGGTTCCGGACCTGGGAGACCCAAGTGCACCGTGGTGTCCGAGACCATCTCATCAAAAAACTTCAACGGAGCCAGACCTGGACTTCCTCCTCGACCAGGGATGCCACAAAGACCTGGCATGACCCCCAGACCAGGAGGGCCAACCAGACCTCTGAATAGACCACCAG GTACAACACTACCACCCATTACTATAGCATACAAGAGAAAATATGAAGAGGAAGACGAATATGACTCTGAAATGGATGACTTTATTGATGATGGAGATGACGAGCAGGCGGAGGTTTCCAAACACATCAAGGAAATTTTTGGATATGACCGAAACAA ATACAAAGACGAAAGTGATTATGCTCTCAAATTCATGGAGAGCAGCTGGCGAGATATGCAGAAAGAAGAAGCAAGGAG TCTGAAAATGGCTGTGCAGGAAGAtttggaggaggagaaaaaagagCAAGAGGAGATG
- the tmem86a gene encoding lysoplasmalogenase TMEM86A, whose product MVSPVTVVKSEGPKLVPFFKSTCVYFVLWLPTSSPSWFSALIKCLPIFCLWVFLLAHGFSFLGAHSSARKILAGLIFSALGDAFLIWQEQGYFVHGLLMFAISHILYSSAFGMKPINVRAGLVITAVSSVSYIFLYPYLSGPFTYLVAVYIALIGFMGWRAIAGLQLANDLWTWTKLSACLGAVLFMVSDLTIAVNKFCFPVPHSRAIIMATYYAAQMLIALSAVECQDVEVARKRI is encoded by the exons ATGGTTTCCCCAGTCACCGTG GTCAAGAGCGAAGGCCCCAAGCTGGTGCCATTCTTCAAGTCAACCTGCGTTTATTTCGTCCTGTGGCTGCCAACCTCAAGTCCATCCTGGTTTAGCGCACTTATCAAATGCCTGCCCATCTTCTGCCTCTGGGTGTTTCTCCTGGCACATGGCTTCAGCTTCTTGGGGGCTCACTCCAGTGCCCGCAAGATCCTAGCCGGCCTCATCTTTTCTGCTCTGGGTGACGCTTTCCTCATCTGGCAGGAGCAAGGTTACTTCGTCCATG GTCTTCTGATGTTTGCCATCTCTCACATCCTCTACTCATCTGCCTTTGGAATGAAGCCCATCAATGTGCGTGCAGGCCTGGTTATCACTGCTGTATCCAGTGTAAGCTACATATTTCTCTACCCTTACCTGTCGGGCCCGTTTACTTACCTGGTGGCTGTCTACATCGCTCTGATCGGCTTCATGGGCTGGAGGGCCATCGCGGGCCTGCAGTTAGCCAATGACCTGTGGACCTGGACCAAGCTGTCAGCCTGCCTGGGCGCTGTGCTGTTTATGGTGTCGGACCTCACTATAGCCGTCAACAAGTTCTGTTTCCCCGTGCCCCACTCGCGTGCTATCATCATGGCCACCTACTACGCTGCCCAGATGCTGATCGCTCTGTCGGCCGTGGAATGCCAGGATGTGGAGGTGGCGCGAAAGAGAATATGA